The following are encoded together in the Rhizoctonia solani chromosome 10, complete sequence genome:
- a CDS encoding AMP binding enzyme, giving the protein MSLNTSASAPKASPGPNADDPLTDDELALLLAVPRAAESSPNSTLFRLPLGPDPTMGSIDATCAEVCSIIARLAELWQSRLPELVSTRDQLCANTPLGPGITICILAKPLCGAIFHLLAFWSIGCTIQFVSVAMEPDIIDSQLNQSGCKVVVYSGFDEKWIDERSNHFRRVFIKLPEEEESSWLIRSEKQRPTLAPPPWPTPRRPTPALVLQSSGTTGKPKLLSYLRSKGSGSISKNPHTHPRLVLAPPYWPSFYRSLFVHLTTATPMALPYVKGVDSLSPSRIIGWATALDVGAIAASTGLIRQIPLTAWEAHADFFRSLFDFTISGSSIDYLAPVFERLKIPITNLYGTSELGRLLYSTEPPYSYLQPYKDAPPPLVLPISNYAPDGSRNVELWYSPRNSYHLAHYLIHGGIPLELEPFPGDGPHKGELAMNMGDVFREITIGCSSERAYIHVGRHSDQIRLGGAALGNMNAALYENRLRSEIDNRISQLGSSPWALDAIQLFGNNMQCTSLIIQLCPSSCAPKDGPDEALIQELHQSIEWLNEDLKLSQGKRVNVNKRTLIVTSDGAFAHGPGADSLMCSGLSLSTTHKRTPKRWENVCRFKPWLDDLDFSDP; this is encoded by the exons ATGTCCCTCAATACCTCTGCCTCGGCTCCCAAAGCTTCCCCCGGCCCGAACGCTGACGACCCTCTCACTGACGATGAGCTCGCCCTCCTACTGGCCGTCCCTCGCGCTGCAGAGTCTTCGCCCAATTCCACCCTCTTCCGACTTCCCCTGGGACCTGACCCTACGATGGGATCGATAGACGCCACCTGTGCTGAGGTTTGCTCGATTATTGCTCGCTTGGCTGAATTGTGGCAGTCTAGGCTCCCCGAGCTGGTAAGCACGCGGGACCAACTCTGTGCAAACACACCCCTCGGGCCTGGAATTACGATATGCATCCTAGCCAAACCACTGTGTGGAGCTATTTTCCACTTGCTTGCATTCTGGTCGATTGGGTGCACGATCCAATTTGTTTCGGTCGCAATGGAACCCGACATTATAGATAGTCAGCTCAATCAGTCAGGGTGCAAGGTCGTTGTGTACTCGGGATTTGACGAGAAATGGATAGATGAGCGAAGCAATCATTTTCGAAGAGTATTCATCAAGCTtccagaggaagaggaatcAAGTTGGCTTATACGATCCGAGAAACAGAGACCAA CCTTAGCGCCTCCTCCATGGCCAACGCCTCGGCGCCCTACCCCAGCTCTCGTTTTACAATCATCGGGAACTACTGGAAAACCAAAATTGTTAAG CTACCTACGATCAAAAGGCTCAGGTAGCATCTCCAAGAACCCACATACGCACCCTCGCCTTGTCCTTGCTCCGCCATACTGGCCAAGCTTCTACCGTTCGCTCTTCGTACATCTGACTACTGCGACTCCTATGGCTCTGCCTTATGTAAAGGGCGTAGATAGCCTGTCTCCCAGCAGAATCATTGGTTGGGCTACCGCACTAGATGTGGGCGCGATTGCAGCTTCAACGGGATTAATTCGCCAAATACCACTCACCGCTTGGGAGGCTCATGCAGACTTTTTTCGAAGTCTATTCGACTTTACAATAAGCGGCTCATCGATTGACTACCTAGCACCCGTGTTCGAACGTCTCAAAATCCCCATTACG AATCTGTACGGGACTTCAGAGCTTGGGCGCCTATTGTATAGCACGGAGCCGCCTTACAGCTACCTTCAGCCGTACAAAGatgctcctcctcctcttgTGTTGCCGATATCGAATTATGCACCAGACGGTTCTAGGAATGTTGAGCTCTGGTACTCTCCTCGGAACTCATATCATCTCGCTCACTACCTTATACACGGGGGTATTCCACTCGAACTCGAACCTTTCCCCGGGGACGGGCCTCACAAAGGCGAACTTGCCATGAATATGGGCGACGTATTTCGGGAGATCACCATCGGATGTAGCTCTGAACGTGCATATATCCATGTAGGGCGCCACAGTGACCAGATTCGCCTTGGAGGGGCAGCACTCGGGAATATGAACGCTGCTTTATACGAAAATCGACTCAGAAGTGAAATCGACAATCGCATTAGCCAACTTGGTAGCAGCCCCTGGGCGTTGGATGCGATTCAGCTCTTCGGTAATAATATGCAGTGCACTTCACTGATAATTCAACTTTGTCCTAGCAGCTGTGCACCAAAAGACGGGCCCGATGAGGCACTCATTCAAGAACTGCACCAGTCTATCGAGTGGTTGAACGAAGACCTGAAACTTAGCCAAGGCAAACGGGTCAATGTGAACAAACGCACGTTAATTGTGACTTCCGATGGAGCATTTGCACATGGACCAGGCGCCGATTCATTGATGTGTTCGGGCCTTTCCTTGAGTACGACCCATAAACGTACACCAAAACGATGGGAAAATGTTTGCCGGTTTAAGCCTTGGCTGGATGATTTGGACTTTAGTGATCCCTAA
- a CDS encoding Reverse transcriptase from mobile element jockey protein, with protein MPPNTHQYYSEKRPTHSFKATQGGQSWSNGSQATPKSKATNARTDWLTQDSTPALRRSLTGPQPGPNAVPLNAQPSHGDAYGQNTPTQKRSKNTSHVPRHSNWHPIFQNPSIPRSVSSRLIHVMTGHGCFGEYKARMPFINGSAKCQCGDPNQTIPHLLFHCPLAEDSRKLLFEAAPDLNPATLFGTPKGLEAVAKFIYHSGIGLYK; from the coding sequence ATGCCGCCCAATACGCATCAATACTATTCCGAAAAGAGGCCCACACATTCCTTCAAGGCAACGCAAGGAGGTCAATCGTGGTCCAATGGATCCCAGGCCACTCCAAAATCGAAGGCAACGAACGCGCGGACAGACTGGCTAACGCAGGACTCGACTCCCGCCCTACGCCGTTCTTTAACCGGACCGCAACCTGGGCCAAATGCCGTGCCACTCAACGCGCAGCCAAGTCATGGGGACGCTTATGGGCAGAACACCCCCACTCAAAAACGGTCCAAAAACACATCCCACGTCCCCCGGCACTCAAATTGGCACCCAATCTTCCAAAACCCCAGTATCCCTCGATCGGTGTCCTCCCGCCTCATCCACGTTATGACAGGCCACGGCTGCTTCGGCGAATACAAGGCCAGAATGCCTTTCATTAACGGAAGCGCCAAATGCCAATGTGGCGACCCGAACCAAACCATCCCGCACCTCCTGTTCCACTGCCCGCTTGCCGAAGATAGCCGCAAGCTCCTTTTCGAAGCGGCACCAGACCTCAACCCCGCAACCCTCTTCGGGACCCCCAAGGGATTGGAAGCGGTCGCCAAATTCATCTACCACTCCGGAATTGGCCTCTATAAATAG
- a CDS encoding protein phosphatase 3, catalytic subunit, protein MSQAHLVKALDQIKNKEKGVPDIDFTIHTLEDGSVVSTQERAVKDVQAPAMHRPTDAQFFSRVDPSKPDIAFLKNHFYREGRLTEEQALWIIEQGTAILRAEPNLLEVDAPITVCGDVHGQYYDLMKLFEVGGNPADTRYLFLGDYVDRGYFSIECVLYLWSLKIWYPDTLFLLRGNHECRHLTDYFTFKLECKHKYSERLYEAVMDSFCTLPLAAVMNKQFLCIHGGLSPELHTLDDLRNIDRFREPPTHGLMCDILWADPLEDFGSEKTTENFVHNHVRGCSYFFTYQAACTFLERNNLLSIIRAHEAQDTGYRMYRKTKTTGFPSVMTIFSAPNYLDVYNNKAAVLKYESNVMNIRQFNCTPHPYWLPNFMDVFTWSLPFVGEKITDMLMAILNCCSQEELEAEEEETLSPTVSDSEKAGDEDGAERRRVIKNKILAVGRMSRVFSLLREESERVSELKNVSGTGKLQQGVLAAGAENIKDSIGSFDDARKSDIENERLPPELIDPAEHFSNGPTPVEESPQDTPAPFTSKHSNTGSITSLEAVINRTVADLDSPGSPHSSGPSGKRGHIRASSLGTTMTSPSTRRRSIESTISLIREAVDGRSNENDAAVDQMVDQFAGKRGSRGSSPARSSVDI, encoded by the exons ATGTCGCAAGCGCACCTTGTCAAAGCGCTAGACCAGATcaaaaacaaggaaaaggggGTGCCCGATATTGATTTCACAATCCATACACTTGAAGATGGGTCAGTTGTGAGCACACAGGAGAGGGCGGTCAAGGAT GTTCAAGCACCGGCTATGCATCGACCAACAGACGCGCAATTTTTCTCGCGTGTGGACCCGTCAAAGCCCGATATTGCGTTTTTAAAGAATCATTTTTACCGCGAGGGGCGATTGACAGAGGAACAGGCGTTATGGATCATCGAGCAAGGAACGGCGATATTACGAGCAGAGCCGAATCTGCTAGAGGTTGATGCCCCCATAACAG TGTGTGGCGATGTACACGGCCAATAC TATGACCTTATGAAACTGTTCGAAGTGGGTGGAAACCCAGCCGATACGCGATACCTGTTCCTGGGCGACTACGTAGACAGAGGATACTTCTCGATCGAATGTGTTCTCTACTTGTGGTCTCTCAAGATTTGGTACCCCGATACCCTATTCCTCCTGCGCGGAAACCACGAATGTCGCCATTTGACGGACTACTTTACATTCAAGCTCGAAT GTAAACATAAGTATTCTGAGCGACTCTACGAAGCTGTTATGGACTCATTCTGCACTCTCCCCCTCGCGGCCGTTATGAACAAGCAGTTCCTGTGTATTCACGGTGGCTTGAGCCCTGAGTTGCATACTCTGGACGATTTGAGGAAT ATTGATCGGTTCCGGGAACCTCCTACGCATGGTCTCATGTGTGACATCCTTTGGGCTGACCCACTCGAGGATTTTGGATCCGAAAAAACAACAGAGAACTTTGTGCATAACCATGTGCGAGGGTGCAGCTATTTCTTTAC ATACCAAGCGGCATGTACGTTCCTTGAGAGGAATAATCTGCTGTCGATCATTCGTGCGCATGAGGCACAAGATACTGGGTACAGGATGTACAGAAAGACAAAAACTACTG GGTTCCCTTCAGTAATGACGATCTTCTCTGCTCCCAACTACCTCGACgtgtacaacaacaaggccGCAGTCCTCAAATATGAATCCAACGTTATGAATATCCGGCAATTCAACTGCACGCCTCACCCATATTGGCTCCCGAACTTTATGGACGTGTTCACATGGAGTTTGCCATTCGTGGGAGAAAAGA TTACGGATATGTTGATGGCGATTTTGAACTGCTGTTCCCAGGAAGAGCTCGAagccgaagaggaagagacTCTATCGCCAACCGTATCCGATAGCGAAAAG GCTGGCGACGAGGATGGCGCGGAACGCCGAAGAGTTATCAAGAACAAGATCCTTGCTGTGGGTAGGATGAGTCGTGTGTTCTCGCTGTTGCG TGAGGAATCCGAACGTGTTTCCGAACTCAAGAATGTTTCTGGTACTGGAAAACTACAACAAGGCGTACTTGCTGCTGGAGCCGAGAATATCAAGGACAGTATCGGATCATTCGATGATGC TCGTAAATCTGACATTGAAAACGAACGTCTACCACCCGAGCTGATCGACCCCGCCGAACACTTTTCCAATGGCCCCACACCTGTCGAAGAATCTCCTCAAGACACCCCAGCCCCATTCACATCCAAACACTCGAACACCGGATCAATTACTTCTCTCGAAGCAGTCATTAACAGAACTGTCGCCGACCTTGATTCTCCCGGTTCACCTCACTCTTCTGGTCCAAGCGGCAAGCGAGGTCACATCAGGGCGAGCAGTCTTGGTACGACCATGACCAGCCCGAGTACTCGGCGACGAAGCATCGAGAGTACGATTAGCCTGATCCGGGAGGCCGTCGATGGGCGTTCAAACGAGAACGACGCGGCGGTCGATCAGATGGTCGATCAGTTTGCCGGGAAGCGAGGTAGCCGAGGCAGTTCACCTGCGAGGAGCTCGGTAGATATATAA
- a CDS encoding intradiol ring-cleavage dioxygenase, with amino-acid sequence MVGFLNVFAAASIASSAVLAHAPINPSHTALLKRRAENLSLQRRISGKCGPQLSRRRAARLSRRAARAGLTLDELHERTSLISRQATDNSTEGTCILTPEVTQGPYHILGEMVRQNISEGQAGVPLTVEVDFIDVETCEAVPNLWVDAWHCNSTGYYSGYVSMTGAALSGGGGFGGAGGNNTNGTAPPDMSMSNSLPTTTTAESATSTQDAYSGADSTAAASMLNNVPTDQESFLRGTWQADSDGHWTMHSIFPGWYSGRSIHFHVKVYENGSVAENGTFIAGRAMHTGQFFFNESIVQEIAQLAPYNTNNVSRLTNDDDQWFAYENAEGYDAVMDVVYGGQDVSEGLIGSIIVGLNTSYTSVELSTQWWAGEDSKSVSAVTTTDSTLTTTAATVSSTSTDISVGVTAGDKDCDSE; translated from the exons ATGGTCGGATTTCTCAACGTTTTTGCCGCCGCGTCAATTGCCTCGAGTGCTGTTCTCG CGCATGCACCCATCAACCCGTCTCACACTGCACTTCTAAAGCGTCGCGCCGAGAATCTCAGTCTGCAACGCCGGATAAGTGGGAAATGCGGCCCTCAACTATCTCGTCGCCGGGCGGCACGCCTTTCTCGGCGGGCCGCCAGAGCAGGCTTAACGTTGGACGAACTTCACGAACGTACTAGTCTGATCTCGCGCCAGGCGACTGACAACTCGACCGAAGGTACATGTATTTTGACTCCCGAAGTTACTCAAGGACCATATCACATTCTCGGCGAGATGGTCAGACAGAATATATCCGAGGGACAGGCCGGAGTACCCCTCACTGTCGAGGTCGATTTCATTGACGTCGAGACCTGTGAAGCTGTTCCC AACCTCTGGGTCGACGCATGGCACTGTAATTCGACCGGCTACTACTCTGGTTATGTTTCCATGACTGGTGCGGCCCTCAGCGGGGGAGGCGGATTCGGTGGAGCGGGTGGAAATAACACCAACGGGACCGCTCCTCCCGACATGTCCATGTCTAATTCGCTCCcgacaacaacaacagctgAATCAGCTACATCCACTCAAGATGCATACTCGGGAGCAGACAGCACGGCCGCGGCGTCAATGCTGAACAATGTACCGACCGACCAAGAATCATTTTTGAGAGGAACATGGCAGGCGGACTCGGATGGCCATTGGACTATGCATTCGATTTTCCCGGGGTGGTATTCCGGACGATCCATTCACTTCCACGTCAAAG TTTATGAAAATGGATCCGTGGCCGAGAATGGCACTTTTATTGCGGGTCGAGCGATGCACACTGGGCAATTCTTTTTCAATGAATCAATCGTGCAAGAAATCGCTCAATTGGCGCCGTACAATACTAACAACGTCTCACGACTGACCAACGACG ATGATCAATGGTTTGCATACGAAAATGCGGAAGGATACGATGCTGTCATGGATGTCGTGTACGGTGGACAGGATGTTAGCGAAGGATTAATTGGGTCTATTATCGTTGGCCTGAATAC GTCGTACACCAGCGTTGAGCTTTCGACTCAGTGGTGGGCTGGCGAGGACTCCAAGTCTGTTTCAGCTGTGACTACCACCGATTCCACCCTAACTACCACAGCTGCGACCGTTTCCAGCACCTCTACCGATATATCTGTTGGAGTAACGGCTGGAGATAAGGATTGCGACTCGGAATAG
- a CDS encoding AMP binding enzyme — MGLHPTVLLSAAYPGPSDSDPLTDDELTLLLAIPRVADSTPNATLFRFPVGHIPSMGWIDVTCAEARSIIAHLAMVWRPRLTEILHQTEHSIPNRPVGPGTTICILVEPDFHSIFHLLAFWAIGCSVQFVSTADPNILDSQLTQSGCDLIIYSGFDDAWVIERKRRFDGPIIQLPEEEQAHRLAVSEKQREGTSPAWPIPQRPSPALILQSTGTTGYPKLLRLSLYFHTIGHEYNCRMHLNCIFPDRTDKTPHSHPRLLLAPFYWQNFYRTLFVHLTTATPIAFAWFMNILEFSSSQLIDWAKTLDVGAIACDAGQVCQMPRTTLAEHAGFFRGLYSFTLSGAAIGSSLSKSLEELDIRITNIYGMSELGRLLICTEAPYTQLRPFPDMALPLVRPLTNFGSDGSRNVELWLRLANFAPLAHHQTHKGAPIKLEPFPGDGPHKGEYAFNLGDVFQELMVKTTRFA; from the exons ATGGGCCTCCATCCGACCGTTTTACTCTCAGCAGCCTATCCCGGTCCGAGTGACAGCGACCCTCTCACCGATGATGAGCTAACCCTTCTGTTGGCTATACCTCGCGTCGCTGATTCTACACCTAATGCCACCCTATTCCGGTTTCCGGTTGGTCATATTCCTTCAATGGGATGGATAGACGTCACTTGCGCCGAAGCCAGATCTATTATCGCGCATTTAGCGATGGTATGGAGACCAAGGCTTACCGAAATACTTCATCAAACGGAGCACTCTATTCCCAATCGCCCCGTTGGACCGGGAACAACTATATGTATACTGGTTGAACCAGATTTCCATAGTATCTTTCACTTGCTTGCTTTCTGGGCAATCGGATGCTCCGTGCAGTTTGTTTCAACCGCGGATCCTAATATATTGGACAGTCAGCTCACGCAGTCGGGGTGTGATCTCATAATATATTCGGGATTTGATGATGCTTGGGTCATAGAACGGAAGCGGCGATTTGATGGGCCAATAATACAGCTTCCTGAAGAGGAGCAGGCTCACCGACTGGCGGTGTCTGAAAAGCAGCGGGAAG GTACATCGCCTGCTTGGCCTATTCCCCAACGCCCCTCCCCGGCTCTCATCTTGCAGTCTACAGGGACCACTGGTTATCCCAAACTACTGAGATTATCTCTTTATTTCCACACGATCGGGCACGAGTACAACTGTCGAATGCACCTCAACTGTATCTTCCCGGATCGAACAGACAAGACACCTCATAGCCATCCTCGCCTTCTTCTTGCACCATTCTATTGGCAGAACTTTTATCGAACTCTCTTCGTACACTTAACGACCGCCACTCCCATTGCCTTTGCTTGGTTCATGAACATTCTCGAATTTTCATCGAGTCAACTCATTGATTGGGCTAAAACGCTCGATGTGGGTGCAATTGCGTGTGATGCGGGACAAGTTTGTCAAATGCCCAGAACGACCCTCGCGGAGCACGCAGGATTTTTCCGGGGACTTTACTCGTTTACTTTGAGTGGGGCAGCCATTGGAAGTTCTCTATCGAAATCCTTGGAGGAACTCGATATTCGAATCACC AATATATATGGGATGTCCGAATTGGGTCGATTACTAATATGTACTGAAGCACCCTACACACAACTTCGGCCCTTCCCAGACATGGCATTACCTCTCGTACGCCCACTTACTAATTTCGGTTCCGACGGGTCCCGAAATGTCGAGCTTTGGCTCCGACTCGCGAATTTTGCGCCTCTAGCCCATCACCAGACTCACAAGGGTGCCCCAATTAAACTCGAGCCTTTCCCTGGAGATGGGCCACATAAGGGGGAGTATGCATTTAACCTGGGCGACGTATTCCAAGAGTTGATGGTCAAAA CGACCAGATTCGCTTGA